A region of the Streptomyces durocortorensis genome:
CGAGGACGAGGCCCCCTACACCTCCGCCCGCAACGCGTTCCCGGGCATCGTCACCGCGGTGAAGCTCGGCGATGTGGCGGCCCAGGTCGAGATCCAGGCCGGTCCGCACCGGCTCGTCTCTCTCCTGACCAGGGAGGCGGTGGAGGAGCTGGGCCTTGAGGTCGGCATGCGGGCGACCGCCCGCGTGAAGTCGACCAGCGTGCACATCGACCGCACCTGAGGCCAACGGGACCGACCGGCCGACGGCCCGCCGCTGCCCCCGTTCCGCACCGCCTACGCATCCAAGGAGCCTCAGCCTCGTGTCCCTCCTGCTCACCCGCCACCGCGCGGCCGCCGCCGCCCTGGCCACCGCGCTCCTCGTCCCGCTCGCCGCCTGCGGCAACGACGGTTCCGCAGGCGGCGAGGACAGCGGCAGCGGCGCGAAGCCGTCCGGCTCCGCCTCGGGCGCCCCGGCCGCCGGCCTGACCGTGCTGGCCGCCGCCTCGCTCACCGACGCCTTCGAGGAGGCGGGGGCGGCGTACGAGAAGGAGAACCCGGGCACGGGGGTCACGTTCTCCTTCGCGGGCTCCCAGGAGCTGGCCGCGCAGGTGAGGCAGGGCGCCCCCGCCGACGTCCTGGTCACCGCCGACACCAGGACGATGGACGGTCTCTCCGGCGAGACCGGCACCCCGACCGTCATCGCCGGGAACCGCCTCGTCATCGCCGTCGGTGAGGGCAACCCGGAGAAGGTCGAGAGCCTCAAGGACCTCTCCGACCCCCGGCTGAAGGTCGTCCTGGCCGCCCCCGAGGTGCCGGTGGGCCGCTACGGCAAGCAGATCCTCGACGCGCAACGGATCAAGGTGAAGCCGGTCTCCCAGGAACCCAGCGTCCGCGCGGTCCTCAGCAAGGTCGAGCTGGGCGAGGCGGACGCGGGGCTCGTCTACAGGACGGACGCCGCGACCGCCGCCGGCAAGGTCGACGCGATCGACATC
Encoded here:
- the modA gene encoding molybdate ABC transporter substrate-binding protein; the encoded protein is MSLLLTRHRAAAAALATALLVPLAACGNDGSAGGEDSGSGAKPSGSASGAPAAGLTVLAAASLTDAFEEAGAAYEKENPGTGVTFSFAGSQELAAQVRQGAPADVLVTADTRTMDGLSGETGTPTVIAGNRLVIAVGEGNPEKVESLKDLSDPRLKVVLAAPEVPVGRYGKQILDAQRIKVKPVSQEPSVRAVLSKVELGEADAGLVYRTDAATAAGKVDAIDIPDAENAVTSYPAAMLKASEHSEAAAAFVAWLTTPAAQKILRSAGFQQP
- a CDS encoding TOBE domain-containing protein is translated as MQSYTIGQAARLLGVSPDTARRWADAGRVATHRDEAGRRLIDGRALAAFSIEVGQGAGGEDEAPYTSARNAFPGIVTAVKLGDVAAQVEIQAGPHRLVSLLTREAVEELGLEVGMRATARVKSTSVHIDRT